TTCTTTGGTGTGGGAGGTGAGCGGTGAAGCGGAAATGGGCGGGTCCGCTGCTGATCGCTGCGATGGTTCTGCTGGCGCTGTGGGCGTTTCCGCGGCTGCCGGCGGAGGTGCCCTCGCACTGGAACGCGCAGGGGGAGGTGGACGACTGGTCGAGCCGGTGGATCGTGCTCGTGCCGCCGGGCATCTCGCTGCTGGTCTGGCTGCTGATGCAGGGACTGCGGCGTGTGGACCCGCGGGCGCCGAATTACGAGCGATTCGAGCCCACGTTCTGGCTGATCGTGAATCTGACGATCCTGATCATGGCGGTGGTGCACGTGATGACGATCGGCGCGGCGCTGGAGTGGCCGCTGCCGGCCGTGGACGTGATCATGATCATCAGTTTCGGTGTGCTGCTGCTGGTGCTGGGGAATGTGCTGCCGCGTGTGCGCTCGAACTGGTGGATGGGGGTGCGGACGCCCTGGACGCTTTCCAGCGAGCGGGTCTGGCGTTCGACGCACCGCCTGGCCGGGCGCACGTTCGTGCTGGGAGGGCTGATCGTGCTTTCGGGACTTCTGCTGCCGTCGGAGTGGCGCTTGTACCTGGTGATGGTGGCGATCGGGGTGAGCGCGCTGGTGCCGGCGGTCTGGTCGTGGTTCGACTGGCGCCGGGAGCAGCGCGGCCCGCCTGACCCGGGTCAGGCTGCGGGGAATCGACTGCCGTAGCGCTCGATCCATTCGCGCGCTGCGGCCTCCCTGGTGAGTGAGCGTCCTTCCGCGGCGACCTGTCTCCGGTACTGCTCGATGGCGCACACCTGCTCGACCATGCGGGCGCGGAACGCATCGTTCTCGTCGAGGAACTGGACACCGACACGGCAGCTGCCGTCCTCGCGGCGAGCCCATACCACCTGGGCCCGTGCCGAGAATGGCGGCTGCACGTAGTCGATGCGGACCTCGACGAGGGAGCCGATCGGCAGGACGTCGTCGGACAGGAAGGACAGGCCGCCGACGCTGACGTCGACACCGGTACGAGTGTGCGGCGACTGGCCGGCAACGCTGCGGATCTCGATGGGCACATCGGCCGTGTGGCGGATGAAGCGGCGTCGTGTGTCGCGATGGGTCTCGGAATCGTGCACCAGGGCCTCCGTGGCAGGGGGCGGCATCGCCGTAGCAAGATGCGTTCGCGCGCGTCGCGCACACCAGCCCGCTCTTGATCGCCGGCCGGGGCGGTCGAATCTTACCTTACCGCAGTGGCGGCAGACCCGCTGTCTCAACGCAGCCGGAGCGTGCCGATGGATCTCACCGACGTCCAGCAGCTGATGGCTCACATGGGGTGGGCGGATGCGCTCGCCTGGCGCTGCGTGCTCGGCGCTCCCGTCGCGCACGACGACGATCGCGTGCGCAAGCTCCTCGTGCACATCCACGTGGTGCAGAACGCGTACGTCACGATCTGGAAGCGCGAGCCGCTGGCCCTGCCGGATGCTGATTCCTTGCCGAAGCTCGAGGACGTGTACGACTGGGGACGCGCGCAGCACGAGACCATTGCGGGCTATCTCGAGCGTCTTACGGCCGGCGCGCTGACACGGGCGGTGAGCTTTCCGTGGGCTTCGGAGCTCGGTGAACAGTACCCGCAGCGCTACGGTGCCACGCTGGCCGAGACGTTCCAGCAGGTTGCGCTGCACTCCGCGCACCACAGGGGGCAGCTGCTCACGCGCCTGCGGGAGCTGGGTGCGAAGCCGCCGCTCGTGGACTTCATTGCCTGGGTGTGGCTGGGCAAGCCGCGGCCGGAATGGCGGCCCGTCCGGATGCGCGCGTGAGTTGCGCGCACTGCCCTTCGGCCGCACTCTCCCGACGTTCCGCCCGCCTCATCGCAGTGACGCCCATACTCACGGAGACAACGACGTGGAGCGCCCCGTTCTTCCGGTTGCCGCCGCGCACGCCGTGCGCCGCCTGCTGCCCGCTGTCCTGCTCTCGCTCGGCATGCCCCTGCTCACCGGTTGCGCCGCGTCGTCCGGCGCGCGCCCGACCGACGACGCCGGGGCCAGTGCGGCATCCATGGCCGCGCCGGACGGGGTGCGGACCGATTCGGTCACGTTCCTCCGTGTGAACCAGCTCGGCTACATGCCCGGAGCACCCAAGGTCGCCGTGGCGTGCTCCCTGGCACCCGTGGAGCTGGCGTCGTTCCAGGTGGTCGAC
The window above is part of the Longimicrobiales bacterium genome. Proteins encoded here:
- a CDS encoding SdpI family protein, which translates into the protein MKRKWAGPLLIAAMVLLALWAFPRLPAEVPSHWNAQGEVDDWSSRWIVLVPPGISLLVWLLMQGLRRVDPRAPNYERFEPTFWLIVNLTILIMAVVHVMTIGAALEWPLPAVDVIMIISFGVLLLVLGNVLPRVRSNWWMGVRTPWTLSSERVWRSTHRLAGRTFVLGGLIVLSGLLLPSEWRLYLVMVAIGVSALVPAVWSWFDWRREQRGPPDPGQAAGNRLP
- a CDS encoding PilZ domain-containing protein — encoded protein: MHDSETHRDTRRRFIRHTADVPIEIRSVAGQSPHTRTGVDVSVGGLSFLSDDVLPIGSLVEVRIDYVQPPFSARAQVVWARREDGSCRVGVQFLDENDAFRARMVEQVCAIEQYRRQVAAEGRSLTREAAAREWIERYGSRFPAA
- a CDS encoding DinB family protein, with translation MDLTDVQQLMAHMGWADALAWRCVLGAPVAHDDDRVRKLLVHIHVVQNAYVTIWKREPLALPDADSLPKLEDVYDWGRAQHETIAGYLERLTAGALTRAVSFPWASELGEQYPQRYGATLAETFQQVALHSAHHRGQLLTRLRELGAKPPLVDFIAWVWLGKPRPEWRPVRMRA